Proteins found in one Opitutaceae bacterium genomic segment:
- a CDS encoding GH1 family beta-glucosidase: MSAVTQFPQDFCWGAATSSFQIEGALDADGRKPSIWDHFCRQPGKVFRSHGGEPACDHYHRFREDVQVMKALGLKAYRFSIAWPRVIPDGVGSINAKGLEFYSQLVDELLANGITPFVTLYHWDLPWSLHLRGGWLNPEIPNWFADYAAAVVDKLGDRVEHWFTLNEPQVFIGLAYGAGWHAPGHKMSLAENLLAGHHALLAHGRAVQVIRARAKRKPKVGWAPVAISYFPESETPEDIEAARLATFSVSGPGAHSPEEVHRVTWNSAWWMEPVYRGEYPKEAWSRLEAFVPRVADGDMKLISQPLDFFGGNHYHGDQVKADGKGGWAATHTPTGNPVTTMKWDTTPRSIYWAAKFFHDRYKLPVYFTENGTATTDFVSPDGQIHDGGRTEYIRCYLRELRRACADGVSVAGYFYWSLMDNFEWAEGYSQRFGIVHVDYATQKRTIKDSGKFYREVIATRGSNL, from the coding sequence ATGAGTGCTGTCACGCAATTCCCCCAGGACTTTTGCTGGGGAGCCGCAACATCTTCTTTCCAAATCGAAGGGGCCCTGGATGCCGACGGTCGCAAGCCGTCCATCTGGGATCACTTCTGCCGCCAGCCAGGAAAGGTATTTCGCAGCCATGGCGGCGAGCCGGCCTGCGACCATTACCACCGGTTCCGCGAAGACGTTCAGGTAATGAAGGCCCTTGGGCTGAAGGCGTATCGTTTCTCCATCGCCTGGCCGCGCGTCATTCCCGACGGTGTGGGTTCGATCAACGCCAAGGGTCTCGAATTCTATTCGCAGCTGGTCGACGAGCTGCTTGCGAATGGCATCACACCCTTCGTCACACTCTACCACTGGGACCTGCCCTGGAGTCTCCATTTGCGCGGGGGCTGGCTCAATCCGGAGATTCCGAACTGGTTCGCCGACTACGCCGCGGCTGTCGTCGACAAGCTGGGTGACCGGGTTGAGCATTGGTTTACCCTGAATGAGCCGCAGGTGTTCATCGGCCTCGCTTACGGGGCCGGCTGGCATGCGCCCGGTCACAAGATGTCACTCGCCGAGAATCTCCTCGCCGGACACCACGCACTTCTCGCGCATGGACGCGCGGTGCAGGTGATTCGCGCACGCGCCAAGCGAAAGCCAAAAGTCGGATGGGCGCCCGTCGCCATTTCCTATTTTCCGGAGTCTGAAACACCCGAGGACATCGAGGCGGCGCGCCTGGCAACGTTCTCGGTCTCCGGCCCCGGAGCGCATAGCCCGGAGGAAGTGCACCGGGTCACCTGGAACAGCGCTTGGTGGATGGAACCCGTCTACCGCGGAGAGTACCCGAAGGAAGCCTGGAGCCGACTGGAGGCGTTCGTCCCTCGCGTTGCTGACGGCGACATGAAGCTCATCTCTCAGCCTTTGGATTTCTTCGGCGGCAACCACTACCACGGCGACCAGGTCAAGGCTGACGGGAAAGGTGGCTGGGCAGCCACACATACACCGACCGGCAATCCGGTCACCACGATGAAATGGGACACCACGCCGCGTTCCATCTACTGGGCAGCTAAGTTCTTCCACGACCGTTACAAGCTTCCGGTCTACTTCACCGAGAATGGTACTGCGACCACGGACTTCGTCTCGCCCGACGGTCAGATCCACGACGGCGGGCGAACCGAGTACATCCGCTGCTACCTGCGGGAGCTTCGACGGGCATGTGCGGACGGCGTGTCGGTTGCGGGCTACTTCTATTGGTCGCTTATGGACAATTTTGAGTGGGCCGAGGGATACTCCCAACGCTTTGGAATCGTCCATGTAGATTACGCCACCCAGAAGCGCACGATCAAGGACTCTGGTAAATTCTACCGCGAGGTGATCGCAACGAGAGGATCCAACCTTTGA
- the rpsO gene encoding 30S ribosomal protein S15, translated as MIAKPEIISEYKTHDKDTGSSEVQIALLTARINHLTEHLRTHRKDFHSRRGLLQMASRRRKLLDYLKRHNLPKYNELLQKLNLRK; from the coding sequence ATGATCGCCAAACCCGAAATCATCTCCGAATACAAGACTCACGATAAGGATACCGGTTCGTCCGAAGTCCAGATCGCGCTGCTCACCGCTCGCATCAATCACTTGACCGAGCACCTGCGCACGCATCGCAAGGACTTCCACAGCCGCCGCGGCCTTCTCCAGATGGCCAGCCGGCGCCGCAAGCTCCTCGATTACTTGAAGCGGCACAACCTGCCCAAGTACAACGAGTTGCTGCAAAAGCTCAATCTCCGCAAGTAA
- a CDS encoding peptide ABC transporter substrate-binding protein, with the protein MQIVRRLPLLIMALAACLAGQLSAQPKILNVGNGAEPQDLDPQVITGVPEHHLMIALNEGLIGMAKDGAHTEGALAERWTISEDGRVYTFFLRKEAKWSNGDPLTAHDFVRSYQRLLTATLAADYSYMLFVVKGAEDYLRGKLADFSQTGFQALDDHTLEITLSKRTPFFINSLTHYSWYPVHIPTIEKHGGLKRKGSPWTRPENIVTNGPFRLKEWIPNKIITVERNPHYWDAKTVLLDGINFFPIELTDTEERMFRAGQLDITNEIPPAKIAVYQKRSPELIKIDPYCGVYFYRINVTRKPLDDKRVRKALALAIDRELLVKMVSRGGQLPAYSIVPPGVADYTPKYRLEGTVEDAKRLLAEAGYPNGKGFPRVELLYNTLETHRALAEAIQQMWKKNLGVEIGLVNQEWKVYLDSQKMSNFQIQRAGWIGDYVDPHVFLDLWETGNRNNNTLWGNPKYDALLEKSLDAKDDEERYAIYQEMEGILIDELPVLPIYFYTRPRLQSTRLINYRTTFLDNYPWKYVDLKQ; encoded by the coding sequence ATGCAAATTGTACGTCGCCTACCCCTCCTGATCATGGCGCTCGCCGCCTGCCTTGCGGGTCAACTCTCGGCCCAGCCGAAGATCCTGAACGTGGGCAACGGGGCGGAGCCGCAGGACCTCGATCCGCAGGTGATCACGGGTGTTCCGGAACATCACCTCATGATCGCCTTGAACGAGGGCCTGATCGGGATGGCGAAAGATGGCGCCCACACCGAAGGCGCGCTGGCCGAGCGTTGGACGATCTCAGAGGACGGTCGCGTGTACACCTTCTTCCTCAGGAAGGAGGCCAAGTGGTCAAACGGAGACCCGTTGACGGCGCATGACTTTGTGCGGTCCTACCAGCGGCTTCTGACCGCCACCCTCGCGGCCGACTATTCCTACATGCTCTTCGTGGTGAAGGGAGCGGAGGATTACCTGAGGGGAAAGTTGGCGGATTTCTCACAGACGGGTTTCCAGGCGCTCGATGACCACACGCTCGAGATCACACTCAGCAAGCGCACTCCTTTCTTCATCAATTCGCTGACGCATTACTCGTGGTATCCGGTGCACATCCCCACGATCGAAAAACATGGCGGCCTGAAACGCAAAGGCTCCCCGTGGACGCGTCCGGAGAACATCGTGACGAACGGACCCTTTCGACTGAAGGAGTGGATTCCGAACAAGATCATCACAGTTGAGAGGAATCCCCACTATTGGGATGCCAAAACAGTCCTGTTGGACGGCATCAATTTCTTTCCCATCGAACTCACCGACACTGAGGAGCGGATGTTCCGTGCGGGACAACTCGACATCACCAACGAGATTCCCCCGGCGAAAATCGCGGTTTACCAGAAGCGTTCCCCTGAACTCATCAAGATCGATCCCTACTGCGGCGTTTATTTCTATCGCATCAACGTCACGCGGAAGCCGCTAGATGACAAACGTGTCAGGAAGGCGCTCGCCCTCGCCATCGACCGCGAACTCCTGGTGAAGATGGTTTCCCGCGGCGGACAACTGCCGGCGTATTCCATTGTTCCCCCGGGCGTCGCTGATTACACCCCGAAGTATCGCTTGGAAGGGACAGTCGAGGACGCAAAGCGGCTCCTTGCGGAGGCGGGATACCCTAACGGGAAGGGATTCCCGCGCGTGGAGCTACTGTACAACACACTCGAGACGCACCGCGCCTTGGCGGAGGCCATTCAACAAATGTGGAAGAAGAACCTGGGGGTGGAGATCGGCTTGGTGAACCAGGAATGGAAGGTCTATCTCGACTCGCAGAAGATGAGTAATTTCCAGATCCAGCGCGCCGGGTGGATCGGCGATTATGTCGACCCACATGTGTTTCTTGACCTGTGGGAGACTGGCAACCGGAACAACAACACCTTGTGGGGCAACCCCAAGTATGACGCGCTCCTGGAGAAGTCGCTCGATGCCAAAGACGACGAGGAGCGCTACGCGATCTATCAGGAGATGGAGGGCATACTCATTGATGAGCTGCCTGTTCTCCCGATCTATTTCTATACCCGACCCAGGCTGCAAAGCACCCGCCTGATCAACTACCGCACGACCTTCCTGGACAACTATCCTTGGAAGTATGTTGACCTCAAGCAATGA
- a CDS encoding DciA family protein produces MGKEPFTFSRVAEELIGDLRGLPDETPKGMKRRPTLEAGELVQKILVKHQIGMDVPEDAIRKSWTELVGPANAHFSHPVQIDPKGILLVLVSHAVVKNELYHHRQAVVEKIRALPGCEGVKGIHLRHG; encoded by the coding sequence ATGGGCAAAGAGCCTTTTACATTCAGTCGGGTGGCAGAGGAGCTAATCGGTGACCTACGAGGGCTTCCAGATGAGACACCGAAGGGCATGAAGCGGAGGCCCACTTTGGAGGCCGGCGAGTTGGTCCAGAAGATCTTGGTTAAGCACCAAATCGGGATGGATGTACCTGAAGACGCGATCCGGAAGTCTTGGACGGAGTTGGTCGGACCTGCCAATGCCCATTTCTCCCATCCCGTGCAAATTGACCCCAAAGGTATTCTCCTTGTCCTGGTTTCGCACGCAGTTGTAAAAAACGAGCTTTATCATCACCGGCAAGCGGTTGTGGAGAAGATCAGGGCTCTACCGGGGTGCGAGGGCGTTAAGGGCATCCACTTGCGCCATGGGTGA
- a CDS encoding ABC transporter permease: MNVAPPQTMAAIVEKPSSLWRDAWFRLRKNKLAVGGLCVISLIALACLIGPFLSPYTFEEMRFEDAAQAPSLSHPFGTDDSGRDLLVRLLVGGRISLAVGMCATFVALTIGVTYGAVAGYFGGKLDALMMRAVDIMYALPFTIFVILLMVFTRSIATQYNLGATFDILLLFAAIGAVEWLTMARIVRGQVMAIKRMEYIEAARSLGYGSRRIIFRHILPNTLGPIIVYTTLTIPTVMLLEAFLSFLGLGVQPPMSSWGVLIKDGAEKMEEMPWLLAFPGVFFSLTLLSLNFLGDGLRDALDVRSSKD, from the coding sequence ATGAACGTCGCCCCTCCCCAGACCATGGCGGCCATCGTGGAGAAGCCGAGTTCGCTTTGGCGCGATGCGTGGTTCCGCCTTCGCAAGAACAAGCTGGCGGTTGGTGGCCTCTGCGTGATCTCGCTGATCGCCCTCGCCTGTCTGATTGGGCCGTTCCTCAGCCCCTATACGTTCGAGGAAATGCGCTTTGAGGATGCAGCCCAAGCCCCCAGCCTTTCCCATCCTTTCGGTACGGATGACTCCGGGCGCGACTTGTTGGTGCGCCTGTTGGTGGGTGGCCGTATTTCCCTTGCGGTCGGCATGTGCGCCACGTTCGTCGCGCTGACCATTGGTGTGACCTACGGTGCGGTGGCCGGTTATTTCGGAGGCAAGCTCGACGCCTTGATGATGCGCGCGGTGGACATCATGTATGCGCTGCCCTTCACGATCTTCGTGATCCTCCTGATGGTCTTCACGCGGAGCATCGCCACGCAATACAACCTGGGAGCCACTTTCGACATCCTTCTCCTTTTCGCTGCAATTGGCGCCGTCGAGTGGCTGACGATGGCCCGCATTGTCAGGGGCCAGGTCATGGCGATCAAGCGCATGGAGTATATCGAGGCGGCGCGCTCGCTCGGCTATGGCTCGCGGCGAATCATCTTTCGGCACATCCTCCCGAACACGCTCGGCCCCATTATCGTTTACACGACGCTGACGATCCCGACGGTCATGCTTCTTGAAGCCTTCCTGAGCTTTCTGGGACTTGGCGTACAGCCTCCCATGAGTTCGTGGGGTGTGTTGATCAAGGACGGTGCTGAAAAGATGGAGGAGATGCCGTGGCTACTCGCCTTCCCTGGCGTCTTCTTCTCGCTCACGCTGTTGTCGCTCAACTTCCTGGGCGATGGCCTGCGCGACGCGCTGGACGTTCGCTCATCCAAAGATTGA
- a CDS encoding LysR family transcriptional regulator: MSFLNYHHLRYFHQVAREGSLSKAAAKLNVSTPALSIQLKQLEDTLGHRLFDRQRSGWTLTEVGRVTLEYADTIFRAGEELQGVLRQEAPAGRRTLRVGSVATLSRNFQLAFLEPLLRNPKVNLILRSGGLRDLLQQLQAHTIDVVLSNQAVRRDADTNWHSHLLATQPVGLFGGRAWKRRKFHFPADCHTVPLVVPSLASEVRAAFDRLMDQHGVRPWIAAEVDDMAMLRLLVRAGEGLALVPRVVVRDEFERGELTEVHHFSQIQESFYAITPTRRFPNPLVKQLVSRSGKGDRLLLEPDEKGP, encoded by the coding sequence ATGTCCTTCCTCAATTACCACCACCTCCGATACTTCCACCAGGTTGCTCGAGAGGGGTCGCTTTCAAAGGCAGCAGCGAAGCTGAACGTGTCCACGCCTGCCTTGAGTATTCAGCTCAAGCAGTTGGAAGACACATTGGGCCATCGCCTTTTTGACCGGCAGCGTTCGGGGTGGACGCTGACTGAGGTGGGACGCGTGACGCTTGAATATGCAGACACGATCTTTCGCGCCGGAGAGGAATTGCAGGGCGTGCTTCGGCAGGAGGCTCCTGCGGGGCGGCGAACGCTGCGGGTGGGCTCGGTGGCGACGCTCTCACGCAACTTCCAGCTCGCATTCCTTGAGCCATTGCTCCGCAACCCAAAGGTGAACCTCATCCTGCGCTCCGGTGGACTTCGTGATCTCCTGCAACAACTCCAGGCGCACACGATTGACGTGGTCCTCTCCAATCAGGCGGTGAGGCGCGATGCCGATACCAACTGGCACAGTCATTTGCTCGCTACACAGCCGGTCGGCCTGTTTGGCGGGCGAGCATGGAAGCGACGGAAGTTCCACTTCCCAGCGGATTGCCATACAGTTCCTCTCGTCGTGCCAAGTCTCGCAAGTGAGGTGCGGGCAGCCTTTGACCGACTGATGGATCAACACGGAGTCAGGCCCTGGATCGCCGCTGAAGTCGATGACATGGCGATGCTGCGCCTGCTCGTTCGAGCGGGCGAAGGCCTCGCCTTGGTGCCTCGAGTCGTGGTGCGCGACGAGTTCGAACGCGGTGAACTCACGGAGGTGCATCATTTCTCCCAGATCCAGGAGTCATTTTATGCGATCACGCCCACCCGACGCTTTCCGAATCCGCTGGTGAAACAACTTGTCAGCAGAAGCGGAAAAGGGGACAGGCTGCTTTTGGAGCCCGACGAGAAGGGGCCATAA
- the pnp gene encoding polyribonucleotide nucleotidyltransferase — protein MSLIQKHSVTVSGLGITFSTGTYASLANGAVNVNVGETNVFVTACVAQSMKPGQDFFPLTVDYREKYAAAGRFPGGYFKREGRPSEKEILTSRLCDRPCRPLFPEGFLNEVQIIGQLLSADQLNEADIPMVNGASAALAISDIPWNGPIGAVRVAEIDGQFVANPTIEQMYSSSLDLIYVGNEKDMLMIEGSADQISEERFIEALAFGHQAIQPIIAAIKELVAKCGKPKATFALVGATPEARAIIERVVPAERIAEAIFGKEKAARGAAIKVLKEEAKATLLAELGEGKFTDVDLNVVFEDLQYKAYRKTVLERGIRADGRGQKDIRPLSASVGVLPRVHGSATFQRGDTQNIALTTLGPTKEAQEMDGLTGGATSKSFILHYNFPPFSVGETGRFGSPGRREVGHGALAERSLVPVLPPEDVFPYSIRVVSEIMSSNGSTSMASICGGCLSLMDAGVPITAPVAGISCGLMTETATDGSIGKWVTITDILGEEDHFGDMDFKLAGTTKGITGFQLDLKINGLPFEIAKTAIFQARDARIEILKVMLASLPAPRTDLSKYAPRIQTIQIDPEKIGLLIGPGGKTIRRITETTGAQIDIAEDDSGKVFIYSNNADAMNRAVQEIDALCGGGAQIEVNKLYRGVVKGTKEFGAFVECMPGKEGLVHISELADFRVRRTEDVCKVGDEMWVKCIGIDEKTGKVRLSRKAAMKEMEAQKQQGEAVPAAPAQ, from the coding sequence ATGTCATTGATTCAAAAACACTCCGTTACCGTTTCCGGTCTCGGCATTACCTTCAGTACCGGCACTTATGCCAGCCTCGCCAATGGCGCGGTAAACGTGAACGTCGGCGAAACGAATGTTTTCGTCACAGCTTGCGTCGCCCAGAGCATGAAGCCCGGCCAGGACTTCTTCCCTCTCACCGTCGACTATCGCGAGAAATATGCCGCAGCTGGTCGCTTCCCCGGTGGCTACTTCAAGCGCGAAGGTCGCCCCTCCGAAAAGGAAATCCTCACCTCGCGCCTGTGTGACCGTCCGTGCCGCCCCCTCTTCCCCGAGGGGTTCCTGAACGAAGTCCAGATCATCGGCCAGCTCCTTTCGGCCGACCAACTCAACGAAGCCGACATCCCGATGGTCAATGGCGCTTCGGCTGCCCTCGCCATTTCCGACATTCCGTGGAACGGACCGATCGGCGCGGTTCGCGTCGCGGAGATTGACGGCCAGTTCGTCGCCAACCCGACCATTGAGCAGATGTACAGCTCCTCGCTCGACCTCATCTACGTGGGCAACGAGAAAGACATGCTCATGATCGAGGGTTCGGCCGACCAGATCTCCGAGGAACGCTTCATTGAGGCTCTCGCATTTGGTCACCAGGCCATCCAGCCGATCATTGCGGCCATCAAGGAGCTCGTCGCCAAGTGCGGCAAGCCCAAGGCCACATTTGCCCTCGTAGGTGCGACGCCCGAAGCCCGCGCCATCATTGAGCGCGTCGTTCCCGCCGAGCGCATCGCCGAGGCAATTTTCGGCAAGGAAAAGGCCGCCCGCGGCGCAGCCATCAAGGTGCTGAAGGAAGAAGCCAAGGCCACGCTCCTCGCGGAGCTTGGCGAAGGCAAGTTCACCGATGTCGACCTGAATGTCGTCTTCGAAGACCTGCAATACAAGGCCTACCGCAAGACCGTCCTCGAGCGCGGCATCCGTGCCGACGGCCGCGGCCAGAAGGACATCCGTCCCCTCAGTGCTTCTGTCGGCGTTCTTCCTCGCGTACATGGTTCCGCCACGTTCCAGCGCGGCGACACCCAGAATATCGCCCTCACAACCCTCGGGCCCACCAAGGAAGCCCAGGAGATGGACGGCCTCACCGGCGGTGCGACATCAAAGTCCTTCATCCTCCATTACAACTTCCCTCCATTCTCCGTCGGTGAAACGGGCCGCTTCGGCTCGCCTGGTCGTCGTGAAGTCGGACACGGCGCTCTCGCCGAACGCTCGCTCGTTCCCGTGCTGCCCCCGGAAGATGTATTCCCCTACTCGATCCGCGTCGTTTCCGAGATCATGTCGTCCAACGGCTCGACCTCGATGGCGTCGATCTGCGGCGGCTGTCTTTCGCTCATGGACGCCGGCGTACCGATCACGGCTCCGGTGGCCGGCATCAGCTGCGGCCTCATGACCGAGACCGCGACGGACGGGTCGATCGGCAAGTGGGTCACGATCACCGATATCCTCGGTGAAGAAGACCACTTTGGCGACATGGACTTCAAGCTCGCCGGCACGACCAAGGGCATCACAGGCTTCCAGCTCGACCTCAAGATCAACGGTCTCCCGTTTGAGATTGCGAAGACCGCCATCTTCCAGGCTCGCGACGCACGCATCGAGATCCTGAAGGTTATGCTCGCCTCGCTGCCTGCTCCTCGCACGGATCTCAGCAAGTACGCTCCCCGCATCCAGACAATCCAGATCGACCCGGAAAAGATTGGCCTGCTCATCGGGCCCGGTGGCAAGACCATCCGCCGCATCACGGAGACGACGGGGGCGCAGATCGACATCGCCGAGGACGACTCGGGCAAGGTGTTCATCTACTCGAACAACGCCGACGCGATGAACCGCGCGGTCCAGGAGATCGACGCCCTCTGCGGCGGCGGTGCCCAGATCGAGGTGAACAAGCTGTACCGCGGTGTTGTAAAGGGCACCAAGGAGTTCGGCGCGTTCGTCGAGTGCATGCCCGGTAAGGAAGGTCTCGTTCATATCTCCGAACTCGCCGACTTCCGCGTGCGCCGCACCGAGGACGTCTGCAAGGTGGGTGATGAAATGTGGGTCAAGTGCATCGGCATTGACGAGAAGACCGGCAAGGTTCGTCTGTCCCGCAAGGCTGCCATGAAGGAGATGGAAGCCCAGAAGCAGCAGGGCGAAGCCGTTCCCGCTGCCCCGGCCCAGTAA
- a CDS encoding ABC transporter ATP-binding protein: MACATRWTFAHPKIEVAVRQRSGFLDKVFGRFKPYTHYLKPHRSLIVWSIVCGIVAGAASGAGLPLMIKKVFPVIFSQSERILDSWELIAIALWLPAVFLVRGVASYLNTYLVQLVGTRVLEALRLDYFKKLQALPLGFFHRHNTGDLMSRGLSDANVLQNTITVAANELIKGPATLLGAIGFVAYLAYREHGVMLVLATLGVVPLCVFPIRYVGRKLRKRSVQIQQELGAVSARFSENLGAVREVRALGLERAEAERFGLVSRALVQAQMRFAKYDKALAPLIEIVSAGGISVTFIYAYRVNISLDTFLALIAALYTCYEPIKKLGALSTEFKKGLGALERLEEVFHAPIEIEDPAKPVSLSRLRGEIVFERVSFAYKTGEPVLRDVSIHLPSGTVAALVGPSGAGKTTFANLVPRFYDATTGAVKVDNVDVREMRVADLRRNIAVVSQEAILFNDTLLANIRLGRPDATDAEVEQAARDAYAHEFILSQPQGYQTVVGERGGKLSGGQRQRIALARAFLRNAPILILDEATSALDSDSEAAIQAALKQLVVGKTVLIIAHRFSTIRDVDMILVFEEGRLRAHGTHATLYGQDVLYRSLYDRQSHNGAGV; encoded by the coding sequence ATGGCCTGCGCGACGCGCTGGACGTTCGCTCATCCAAAGATTGAGGTGGCGGTTCGCCAGCGGAGTGGTTTCCTCGACAAGGTGTTTGGTCGTTTCAAGCCCTATACCCATTACCTGAAGCCACATCGGTCGCTGATCGTCTGGTCGATTGTATGTGGAATCGTGGCTGGGGCTGCCTCCGGAGCAGGCCTTCCGTTGATGATCAAGAAAGTCTTCCCGGTCATCTTTTCGCAAAGCGAAAGGATCCTGGATTCTTGGGAGTTGATCGCGATCGCGCTCTGGCTCCCGGCTGTCTTTCTTGTCCGCGGCGTGGCGAGTTACCTCAACACCTACCTGGTGCAGTTGGTAGGCACGCGGGTGCTGGAGGCACTTCGGCTCGATTATTTCAAGAAGCTGCAAGCGCTGCCGCTCGGCTTCTTCCACCGGCACAATACCGGTGACCTGATGTCGCGCGGCCTCTCCGACGCCAACGTGTTGCAGAACACCATTACGGTCGCTGCAAACGAGTTGATCAAAGGCCCGGCGACACTGCTGGGGGCAATCGGGTTTGTTGCCTACCTGGCTTATCGGGAGCACGGTGTAATGCTTGTCCTGGCGACACTGGGCGTCGTGCCACTTTGCGTGTTCCCCATCCGGTATGTTGGCAGGAAGCTGCGTAAACGCTCGGTCCAAATACAGCAGGAGCTAGGAGCCGTGAGCGCCCGTTTCAGTGAGAACCTGGGGGCGGTGAGAGAAGTTCGTGCCCTTGGCCTCGAACGCGCGGAGGCCGAGCGATTCGGCCTCGTATCCCGGGCATTGGTTCAGGCACAGATGCGTTTCGCCAAATATGACAAGGCCTTGGCTCCGCTCATAGAAATTGTCTCGGCCGGCGGCATTTCCGTCACGTTCATCTACGCTTACCGAGTGAACATCTCGCTCGATACCTTCCTCGCCCTGATCGCTGCGTTGTACACCTGCTACGAGCCGATCAAGAAGCTCGGTGCGCTGAGTACCGAGTTCAAAAAGGGCCTCGGGGCGCTCGAGCGGTTGGAAGAGGTTTTCCATGCGCCGATTGAAATCGAGGACCCAGCAAAGCCTGTGTCGCTCTCCCGGCTGCGCGGCGAGATCGTTTTTGAACGGGTGAGTTTTGCTTACAAGACTGGCGAGCCCGTGCTACGCGACGTCTCCATTCACCTGCCTTCCGGGACGGTGGCTGCGCTCGTCGGGCCAAGCGGTGCAGGAAAGACAACGTTCGCCAATTTGGTGCCCCGCTTTTATGACGCCACCACAGGCGCCGTGAAGGTCGATAATGTCGATGTACGCGAAATGCGGGTGGCCGACCTGCGTCGCAATATCGCTGTCGTCTCCCAGGAAGCGATTTTGTTCAACGACACTCTCCTGGCAAACATTCGGCTTGGGCGGCCGGATGCTACGGACGCCGAGGTGGAGCAGGCTGCCCGAGACGCCTACGCTCACGAGTTCATCCTTTCCCAGCCTCAAGGCTACCAAACCGTGGTGGGTGAACGCGGCGGCAAGCTTTCAGGAGGCCAGCGCCAACGGATCGCGCTTGCTCGCGCATTCTTGAGAAATGCCCCCATCCTGATTCTGGACGAGGCCACAAGCGCCCTGGACAGCGACAGTGAGGCGGCCATCCAAGCCGCCCTCAAGCAGCTGGTCGTAGGAAAGACCGTCCTGATCATCGCCCACCGCTTCAGTACCATCCGTGATGTCGACATGATTCTTGTATTTGAGGAGGGGCGCCTCAGGGCCCACGGGACCCACGCAACGCTTTACGGTCAGGATGTGCTCTACCGCTCCCTCTACGACCGCCAGAGCCACAATGGAGCAGGAGTCTGA
- a CDS encoding ABC transporter permease — translation MLRFLFNRALQSVIALWVIVTLTFFMVRFVPGGPFTAEKAVTPEIEANLKAHYGLDKPMHVQYLSYLGKVLQGDLGPSFKYASRTVNEIIGEKFPTSVQLGLCSLAVALSIGVPLGVLAAVKRNTWADYLASTVGMLGISIPTFVVGPLAVLFFAIHLGWFNASGWFEPRDRVLPSLVLGFAYAAPILRLTRGGMLEVLGQDFIRTARAKGASETRVVLKHGLRGGLLPVISFLGPATAGILTGSFVIESIFQIPGVGREFVSSATNRDYTLVLGTVILYASLIMALNLLSDVVNVWLNPKLRLET, via the coding sequence ATGTTGCGCTTTCTTTTCAACCGAGCCCTGCAGTCCGTGATCGCGCTGTGGGTGATTGTCACACTGACCTTTTTTATGGTCCGGTTTGTTCCCGGTGGTCCGTTCACCGCCGAGAAGGCAGTGACGCCCGAGATCGAGGCCAATCTCAAGGCCCACTACGGCTTGGACAAGCCCATGCACGTTCAGTACCTGAGCTACCTCGGCAAGGTCCTTCAGGGCGACCTGGGGCCCTCCTTCAAGTATGCGAGCCGAACAGTAAACGAGATTATCGGTGAGAAATTTCCTACGTCCGTGCAGCTCGGCCTGTGCTCGCTAGCCGTCGCCCTGAGCATCGGTGTCCCCCTGGGCGTTCTTGCGGCCGTCAAAAGAAATACCTGGGCCGACTATCTTGCCTCAACCGTCGGCATGCTCGGCATCTCCATACCGACTTTCGTGGTTGGCCCCCTCGCTGTTCTCTTCTTTGCGATTCACCTCGGGTGGTTCAACGCCTCCGGCTGGTTCGAGCCCCGAGACCGCGTCCTGCCGAGCCTCGTACTGGGATTTGCTTACGCTGCCCCGATACTCCGCCTGACCCGTGGCGGCATGTTGGAAGTGCTGGGGCAGGACTTTATTCGCACGGCGCGCGCCAAAGGAGCCTCCGAGACGCGCGTGGTGCTCAAGCATGGGCTACGCGGCGGATTGCTGCCGGTCATTTCATTTCTCGGCCCGGCTACTGCCGGCATCCTCACGGGGTCGTTTGTAATTGAATCGATTTTCCAGATTCCTGGCGTGGGCCGTGAGTTTGTGTCGAGCGCGACGAATCGCGACTACACCTTGGTCCTTGGAACAGTGATCCTCTACGCCTCGCTGATCATGGCGCTGAATCTCCTTTCCGACGTCGTGAACGTGTGGCTGAACCCGAAACTGAGACTTGAGACATGA